Genomic window (Blastocatellia bacterium):
GTTCATCGCCGATATCCACGCCAAGCGGCAACAGTGGCAAGCGCTGATCGGTAAGCCGCGCCGACAGCGCGAGGGCAGAGGAAAGACCAAACCACTCCCGCGCGGACAGCGCACGCCGGAAGAGGCGTATCGTTTGCCCATCTTGCGCGCTCTGGTAGCGATGGGTGGTGAGGGCACGGTGTCCGCAGTTCTCGAACGTGTTTATCAAGAGATGGAGCCGCATCTGAAGCCCATTGACCTGAAGCCGCTGCCGTCGGATGCGAAGACGCCACGCTGGCGCAACACAGCCCAATGGGCACGGAATTCCATGGTCCGCGAGGGTTTGTTGCGAAACGATTCGCCGCGCGGCGTCTGGGCAATCACTGAGCGCGGGCGGGCCTATCTGCGGCAGCACGGGCAATAGCAATGGGTGAACAGGAGGCATCTGGAAAAGGCGCGCAGCGTGTAGCGATGAACGGGGATTGGATCAAAATGCCAGCGGAAGGGCAGTTCTTGCAGCGCAAATTCTGCTACGACTGGAGTGGCAGCAAAAGAACACCGCGGGGCCGAAGATCTCGTCCGCGATGTGGTGGAGACGCTGCTGGCAATGGCAAATGCAGAAGGGGGTTCAGTCGTCCTCGGGATGGAAGATGATGAGGGCAGGCGCGTGACGGGGACACCCCGATGCCAGGGTTCAGTCGTCCCCGGCTGGGGAGGTGACAGGACAGTTATCGGGATGCCGTCCGGCTGAACCTCGAGAGGGTTAACACCGAAGTTCGCCATCGCACACGTCCCCCACTTCCGCCGCAAGTCGAGTAGGCCAGCGCCTTGTGGCACCTGGATGGTTGCATCTGGAAGGCGCAAAACGGAGGCGGCGTTATACCCATTGCGGATTGCGGAGGGGTGGATTTCGGATTTACAGGTCCCGATCCCGTAACCAGGTTATGCGCAATTCATGAGGGTTTTTCAAAAGGCAATGGGTATTACTTGCCGGCCGGCTGAGTTATCGAACACCTTCGATCCTTTATTGAAGAGCCTCATCAAATTGCGTCAATAACGACGGTGTTCGATAACTCAACCTGCATACTTACTCGAACCTGTCGGCGAAAAGCGCGGGGCAAGCATGTTTCGACTCTGGCAGAGGCGGCGTTATCGAGAGATCCCGTCCGATTATCAAGGGGCTTCGTGAAATTTATCTGCAAACGACAATTCTTGATGCCCTCAAA
Coding sequences:
- a CDS encoding winged helix-turn-helix domain-containing protein, which encodes MHGDVNEAFEILLNELDAALKDVRERAAAASRQGDYERAQTELARAQQIEKFIADIHAKRQQWQALIGKPRRQREGRGKTKPLPRGQRTPEEAYRLPILRALVAMGGEGTVSAVLERVYQEMEPHLKPIDLKPLPSDAKTPRWRNTAQWARNSMVREGLLRNDSPRGVWAITERGRAYLRQHGQ